A window of the Agrococcus jejuensis genome harbors these coding sequences:
- a CDS encoding serine hydrolase domain-containing protein has translation MTSTEDLTTALDQPVETTADHTPKGAAKAAAMRDALAYVERWVAFQGELLGTPGIQVAVRHKGELLLDLAWGVADVETQAPLTTDHLFRIASHSKTFTATAALQLIEAGELRLDDTIEQWVPALADSGVATVTVRELLGHQGGIIRDGSDANYWQRGGGTFPDRDAIIAMAKAEGVVYATNEHFKYSNIGYSLLGLVLEGASGMSYAELVAERITGPLGTTAMGPEWLAERDGEFASGHTGRTRVDDARHRIRHVDTAAMAPATGWFATAADLTVYGSAHAFGNETLVTDASKRLLQRPESPVTHAGVTRHYGLGFDVETIGSRAVVGHSGGYPGHITRTWIDPKDDLVVSALTNAIDGPAGVIAGGVLAIIDLALALAEEVEADASVAVPAEIAAELEGRFANLWSIEDVVPLGGRLVVLYPKAPEPAGFVVRLRVTDTADSLATDDVAGFWATGEPAVFGRDADGAVETLTTSGMTSWRIDAWRAALASGDLAAALPRVSL, from the coding sequence ATGACCTCCACCGAGGACCTCACCACCGCACTCGACCAGCCCGTCGAGACGACCGCCGACCACACTCCGAAGGGCGCCGCCAAGGCGGCAGCGATGCGGGATGCGCTCGCCTACGTCGAGCGCTGGGTCGCGTTCCAGGGCGAGCTGCTGGGCACGCCCGGCATCCAGGTCGCCGTGCGCCACAAGGGCGAGCTGCTGCTCGACCTCGCGTGGGGCGTCGCCGACGTCGAGACGCAGGCGCCGCTCACGACCGACCACCTCTTCCGCATCGCATCGCACTCGAAGACGTTCACGGCCACCGCAGCGCTACAGCTCATCGAGGCCGGCGAGCTGCGCCTCGACGACACGATCGAGCAGTGGGTGCCTGCCCTCGCGGACTCGGGCGTCGCGACCGTGACGGTGCGCGAGCTGCTCGGTCACCAGGGCGGCATCATCCGCGACGGCTCCGACGCGAACTACTGGCAGCGCGGCGGCGGCACCTTCCCCGACCGCGACGCGATCATCGCCATGGCGAAGGCCGAGGGCGTCGTCTACGCGACGAACGAGCACTTCAAGTACTCGAACATCGGCTACTCGCTGCTGGGCCTCGTGCTCGAGGGCGCATCGGGCATGTCGTACGCCGAGCTCGTCGCCGAGCGCATCACCGGCCCGCTCGGCACGACCGCGATGGGCCCGGAGTGGCTCGCGGAGCGCGACGGCGAGTTCGCGAGTGGCCACACGGGCCGCACGCGCGTCGACGACGCCCGCCACCGCATCCGCCACGTCGACACCGCCGCCATGGCGCCTGCGACCGGCTGGTTCGCGACCGCCGCCGACCTCACCGTGTACGGCTCGGCGCACGCGTTCGGCAACGAGACGCTCGTGACCGATGCGTCGAAGCGCCTGCTGCAGCGGCCCGAGTCGCCCGTGACGCACGCGGGCGTCACGCGCCACTACGGCCTCGGCTTCGACGTCGAGACCATCGGCTCCCGTGCGGTCGTGGGCCACTCGGGCGGCTACCCGGGCCACATCACGCGCACGTGGATCGACCCGAAGGACGACCTCGTCGTCTCGGCCCTCACGAACGCGATCGACGGCCCCGCCGGCGTCATCGCGGGCGGCGTGCTCGCGATCATCGACCTCGCGCTCGCGCTCGCCGAGGAGGTCGAGGCGGATGCGTCGGTCGCCGTGCCCGCCGAGATCGCCGCCGAGCTCGAGGGTCGCTTCGCGAACCTGTGGAGCATCGAGGACGTCGTGCCTCTGGGCGGCCGCCTCGTCGTGCTGTACCCGAAGGCGCCCGAGCCCGCCGGCTTCGTCGTGCGCCTGCGCGTCACCGACACGGCCGACTCGCTCGCGACCGACGACGTCGCCGGCTTCTGGGCGACGGGCGAGCCCGCCGTCTTCGGCCGCGATGCCGACGGCGCCGTCGAGACGCTCACGACGAGCGGCATGACGAGCTGGCGCATCGACGCATGGCGCGCCGCGCTCGCGTCGGGCGACCTCGCCGCCGCCCTGCCTAGGGTGTCGCTGTGA
- a CDS encoding ABC transporter permease, which yields MTGAVAPVDLPTTTMGQRGVWASLRKRPVFWICSAVLAVLVVIALVPQLFAGLFGQPDPRACMLVDSSQPPSTRHVFGTDLQGCDIYANVIYGTSTSIFIGVLTTVLCLAIAIVLGTFAGYVGGVLDRLISRLTDVFLGFPFLLGAIVVLNSVGGRSPVMVALVLAFFSWPTMARLVRGAVRGVKGTEYVQAAQAMGIPDSRILARHVVPNSIGPVMAIAATMVGSVIVAESTLTFLGVGLQSPSISWGLQLSNAQSYFSSAPHMLLFPSLFLSVTVLALITLGDILRDALDPKGRR from the coding sequence ATGACCGGCGCCGTCGCCCCCGTCGACCTCCCCACCACGACCATGGGCCAGCGCGGCGTCTGGGCGAGCCTGCGCAAGCGGCCCGTGTTCTGGATCTGCTCGGCCGTGCTCGCCGTGCTCGTCGTCATCGCGCTCGTGCCGCAGCTGTTCGCGGGTCTCTTCGGCCAGCCCGATCCCCGCGCGTGCATGCTCGTCGACTCGTCGCAGCCGCCGTCGACTCGCCATGTGTTCGGCACCGACCTGCAGGGCTGCGACATCTACGCCAACGTGATCTACGGCACGAGCACCTCGATCTTCATCGGCGTGCTCACGACGGTGCTGTGCCTCGCGATCGCCATCGTGCTCGGCACGTTCGCCGGCTACGTCGGCGGCGTGCTCGACCGCCTCATCTCGCGCCTCACCGACGTGTTCCTCGGCTTCCCGTTCCTGCTCGGCGCCATCGTCGTGCTGAACTCGGTCGGCGGCCGCTCCCCCGTCATGGTGGCGCTCGTGCTCGCGTTCTTCTCGTGGCCCACGATGGCGCGCCTCGTGCGCGGCGCCGTGCGCGGCGTCAAGGGCACCGAGTACGTGCAGGCGGCGCAGGCGATGGGCATCCCCGACTCCCGCATCTTGGCGCGCCACGTCGTGCCGAACTCCATCGGCCCGGTCATGGCGATCGCGGCGACGATGGTCGGCTCGGTCATCGTGGCCGAGTCGACGCTCACCTTCCTCGGCGTCGGCCTGCAGTCGCCCTCGATCTCGTGGGGCCTGCAGCTGTCGAACGCGCAGTCCTACTTCTCCTCCGCTCCCCACATGCTGCTCTTCCCGAGCCTCTTCCTCTCCGTCACGGTGCTCGCGCTCATCACGCTGGGCGACATCCTCCGCGACGCCCTCGACCCGAAGGGACGACGATGA
- a CDS encoding ABC transporter permease has product MSGTARAVGARLLELAIVFVGVTFIIYAMVFSLPGDPVAALGGDRPLPDNVVAQIRAQYHLDDPLWLQYLRYLGNLFTGDLGTTFQGASVAARMEARWPVTITLALTAWAIEVVVGVVLGLVAGLRKGSMLDRTVLVGTILATSIPVFVVGSAAQLFFGLRLGWFPIAGTGDGWPTSYILPAIVIALFGLAATARLTRGSVIDTMQSDFVRTLVAKGLRRRDIVGVHVLRNSVAPVLTFLAIDLGFLLGGTVVIEGIFNLPGIGQMLFEGIRTHEGPTVVGVSTALILIFLVTSLVVDLINSALDPRIRA; this is encoded by the coding sequence ATGAGCGGCACCGCCCGCGCGGTCGGCGCTCGCCTGCTCGAGCTCGCCATCGTGTTCGTCGGCGTGACGTTCATCATCTACGCGATGGTGTTCTCGCTGCCCGGCGACCCCGTCGCGGCGCTCGGCGGCGACCGCCCGCTGCCCGACAACGTCGTGGCGCAGATCCGCGCGCAGTACCACCTCGACGACCCGCTGTGGCTGCAGTACCTGCGCTACCTCGGCAACCTCTTCACGGGTGACCTCGGCACGACCTTCCAGGGCGCGTCGGTCGCGGCCCGCATGGAGGCGCGCTGGCCCGTCACCATCACCCTCGCGCTCACGGCGTGGGCGATCGAGGTCGTCGTGGGCGTCGTGCTCGGCCTCGTCGCCGGCCTGCGCAAGGGCTCGATGCTCGACCGCACCGTGCTCGTCGGCACGATCCTCGCCACGTCGATCCCCGTCTTCGTGGTCGGCTCGGCGGCGCAGCTCTTCTTCGGCCTGCGGCTCGGCTGGTTCCCCATCGCCGGCACGGGCGACGGCTGGCCGACGTCGTACATCCTCCCCGCCATCGTCATCGCGCTGTTCGGCCTCGCCGCCACCGCACGACTGACGCGCGGCTCGGTGATCGACACGATGCAGTCGGACTTCGTGCGCACGCTCGTCGCGAAGGGCCTGCGCCGCCGCGACATCGTGGGCGTGCACGTGCTGCGCAACTCCGTCGCACCCGTGCTCACGTTCCTCGCGATCGACCTGGGCTTCCTGCTCGGCGGCACCGTCGTCATCGAGGGCATCTTCAACCTGCCGGGCATCGGCCAGATGCTGTTCGAGGGCATCCGCACGCACGAGGGACCGACGGTCGTGGGCGTCTCGACGGCGCTGATCCTGATCTTCCTCGTGACGAGCCTCGTCGTCGACCTCATCAACTCCGCCCTCGACCCGAGGATCCGCGCATGA
- a CDS encoding M14 family zinc carboxypeptidase codes for MTDTVATTPTPGTLADAIARAQRVPETHDFPTVDALLAGFAELAAAHPDLVREQRIGTSRLGEPIHAYAIGSGARDVVLVGGVHPNEPIGFRTLQHLARELVADADLRAAHDATWHLVPCIDPDGTRLNEGWFAAPSDRVAYSRRFYRPAPDEQVEWSFPFAHKDAWFDRVMPETQALMRLIDATTPELMVGLHNAELGGVYYYVTRDLDGIVDALHAIPAALDLPLDAGEPESPDLEPLAQAVYRSPLSSEHYDYLESLGLDPSTEVGGGGSADYIAKHGTFGLVAELPYWSHADSTDTSGSGRKYRDVIAEKAAALTELGAVLQAALDAAEPDLPVATPFLRASRAFVPAMAHMGTSEAARLDRIDPDREATVAEVFSNADVVRMFQLRFGGILLRAIDAEVQAGTAPAGLRRVRERLGAQYDAWCAAADAVEGLTPLPIANLVGVQVASTLATSSLLLDAARAATASAASDDVATLASGVTA; via the coding sequence GTGACCGACACCGTCGCCACCACCCCCACGCCGGGCACTCTCGCCGACGCCATCGCGCGGGCGCAGCGTGTGCCCGAGACGCACGACTTCCCCACGGTCGACGCCCTGCTCGCCGGCTTCGCCGAGCTGGCCGCCGCGCATCCCGACCTGGTGCGCGAGCAGCGCATCGGCACCTCGCGCCTCGGCGAGCCCATCCACGCCTACGCGATCGGCTCGGGCGCCCGCGACGTCGTGCTCGTCGGCGGCGTGCACCCCAACGAGCCCATCGGCTTCCGCACCCTGCAGCACCTGGCCCGCGAGCTCGTCGCCGACGCCGACCTCCGCGCCGCCCACGACGCCACCTGGCACCTCGTGCCGTGCATCGACCCCGACGGCACGCGCCTCAACGAGGGCTGGTTCGCCGCCCCCTCCGACCGCGTCGCCTACTCGCGCCGCTTCTACCGCCCCGCGCCCGACGAGCAGGTGGAGTGGTCGTTCCCGTTCGCGCACAAGGACGCCTGGTTCGACCGCGTCATGCCCGAGACGCAGGCGCTCATGCGCCTCATCGACGCCACGACCCCCGAGCTCATGGTCGGCCTGCACAATGCCGAGCTCGGCGGCGTCTACTACTACGTCACCCGCGACCTCGACGGGATCGTGGATGCGCTGCACGCCATCCCCGCGGCGCTCGACCTCCCGCTGGATGCGGGCGAGCCCGAGTCGCCCGACCTCGAGCCGCTCGCGCAGGCCGTGTACCGCTCGCCGCTGTCGAGCGAGCACTACGACTACCTCGAGTCGCTGGGCCTCGACCCGTCGACCGAGGTCGGCGGCGGCGGCTCGGCCGACTACATCGCCAAGCACGGCACGTTCGGGCTCGTCGCCGAGCTGCCGTACTGGTCGCACGCAGACTCGACCGACACCTCCGGGTCCGGCCGGAAGTACCGCGACGTGATCGCCGAGAAGGCGGCCGCGCTCACCGAGCTCGGCGCCGTGCTGCAGGCGGCGCTCGACGCCGCCGAGCCCGACCTGCCCGTCGCGACGCCCTTCCTGCGCGCCTCCCGCGCGTTCGTGCCGGCCATGGCCCACATGGGCACGTCGGAGGCCGCGCGCCTCGACCGCATCGACCCCGATCGCGAGGCGACCGTCGCCGAGGTCTTCTCGAACGCCGACGTCGTGCGCATGTTCCAGCTGCGCTTCGGCGGCATCCTGCTGCGCGCGATCGACGCCGAGGTGCAGGCCGGCACGGCCCCGGCGGGCCTCCGCCGCGTGCGCGAGCGGCTCGGCGCCCAGTACGACGCGTGGTGCGCGGCGGCGGATGCGGTCGAGGGGCTCACGCCGCTGCCGATCGCGAACCTCGTGGGCGTGCAGGTGGCGTCGACGCTCGCGACGTCGTCGCTGCTGCTCGACGCGGCGCGCGCCGCCACCGCGAGCGCCGCATCCGACGACGTCGCCACGCTCGCCTCCGGGGTCACCGCATGA